The region tgtgtctagtaaaataatacatattaatattcagtacctagaagtgattacatagtatagtaaatagctaatacatagtgattatatttcaggtatatataatgattatgtcaggtatatttctcaataggcTCCACTTCCGGTCCCTTCtgcccggtgcgcatgcgtgtgtcTAATTTcagtaggtcgatcttgcctttcactaaagccgaggtaggggatcttgggcttaaaaagattGGCGACCAGCAGCGGAGTGTCTCATGGACACACAAGTGCACACAGCTGATGCTAGAAACTGTTCGGTAGTTGTCCCAATTAAGaggcataatgtcccaaatagacgctttaagagttgttccaagtAAGCTGCTGCCTTGATTAATCAATGGCCCagttaactagaatccactgtactaGAGAAGTGATGGAATGATTAACAGTGGGCAGTAATTCCTGAGAGTAGAGAAAGTTGGGAAAGAGGGCACTACCTGGAGAATTGTGCTTTTCTGATAGAATAAGGAAAGGAAATGAAAGAAAAGCACAGTACTTCTGGTTTATCCTAGCAGAACAACACCCATCCCATTTCTACTTTCTTCAACGTAGCCCCATTCTCTTTACACATGTCTATCAATACCCCTTGGATTTATCTGCAACTTTCCTATACTGTATTACAGTAGCCAATAAATCTACCAACTTGTGATTGGAATATGGAGGCACCTGCTGAAAGCCTACATAGTCGCAGTGTGCCGGTGCTGTGCACAGACAGCACTGGCTGTGAGGATTGAGCCAAGGTCTTTGGGGCTGTAGCAGAGTACTGCATTTACTTTTTGTGAATTTGTAGTTGCTGAGTAATGTCCTGGTTTAGAGCAACCAATGAAGGGTTACAGATGGTACCATGTGACTGAGGTCACTGTGTAAGGCAGACCTGGGACTATCATTGAAAGGCTAGCTGGTGAGCACTAACCATGGGACACCAGATGATTTAGACAAGTGGAAAGGTAATGGTCTAGGAGATGGAATTAAATTGATAACATGGGAACACTTCTTGGTATAAAATGTTAAAATATATTCTCATGTCAAAACACAAACCAGATTGAGCACATCTTTTTAATCTCTAATTAGTTTTTTTGGTATTCCTTTACTGACTAAAACAGAAACAGGGAAtattggagttggaggaggtaattcagcccttcaagcctgctctgccattcaatatgatcttcCATCAACAATGGTAGTGAATTCTACACATTCggtatcctctgagtgaagaaatccaGTTGCAAGTCACtttaactctccttcacattccctcaCCAACCTGTCTACCCTCAGCTTTCTCCATTGCTACGAAGACGGCAAGCGCAAACTGGAATGACAAAGTTTAGTATTCCACCTTGGTAAATTACAACCCAATGGAATGAATGTTCAGTTTTCTAATTGCAGGTAACCCAGAGCCCATGTAGTTCCTCCAAGCATGCACCCATATGTCTcaggattcagattcatttattttaacACACATACATGTACATtagaacatagagtgaaatgtgttgtttgcgttaacaaccaacagaacctaaggatgtgcttgggacagcccacaagtgtctcccCATACTCACGCATTCTGTGTTAAATCAGTCCGATGAACCTTTACTGCaatcctcttcccccccacccctcccatagCCTGCTTATTCTTTCTTagcaaggagaccaaaactgtacacaacactctaACTGTGGTCTCAACAAAGTCGGTCAGAAGGCTGTGTCTGCGTTGTTCTCAATACTTCTTTTGCACTGTACACTTACTGGtgcattgtaattttttttttgtttttcataattTTAATAAGGACATCATTCAGGATGGCCCAGAATTCAAGCAAGATAAACATGTTAAATTCTTGCATGGAAATGACAGAATAGTAAGGTATAAACCCTTGCTTATGATGTGTGGGGTAGAAAATGGTACTGCTCAGACATAGGAATGTGGGCACACAGTGCTGGTTGGAGTAGAGTTTACAATGCATCTATCAGCATATTATAGAGACAAACTAGATGTGGAATTGATTTTTGCAGAACACTTCAGTGCTCTCAGCTGCAATTATCATCACTCTCCTTGGGATGATTCTACACCTTCATTTTTGTAAAGTCGATCAGGAATCCATGCTGATTATTGGATCGATTGGAGTCCAAATGAACACTTTGTATGCCTCAGGCAGAGAGCACGTGAACTTCATTGAGATGAAGAAAGTGAAGGATATTGTGATCAATGAAGGCTTTTATATGGTAAGTGAAGCAGAGACTGATTACGATTAATTTTCAGCAGCAAAGAAGCTATGAATACAGCAAATGAAAGTCAGATTTTAGAATTTGATGCTTGAGCAAATCCTTCATGAGGGATGTTACTATGGGTGTGGAGTTTTAACTGGATCTTTAATATTTTCCTAAGTCCATCTTTACAGATTGCAAATGTACAAAAATAAGAACAAAAAATCTGGCAGAACCAAAGTTCTCCTTTGGACTAAGGGCAATCCTACTACATTTTAGATGCAATAATTCAGGAAAAATTTAAATGGGATCAGTGTGGATTGATAAAAGAGAGATGTTCTGAATTTGTAAGGGATAGTAAACTATGTCATATTGTTGACCGAGTTTCGTTTTAACAATGTAATAGAGTGGAGTGCAGTTGTTCAAAGTtggaagtaaatatattatcaaagtgcatatacgtcTCCGTTTATaacagatccattttcttgtaggtatactcaataaatccataatagattaataatcataatagaatcaatgaaagacgggataaacttgggcattcaaccagtgtgcaaaagacaagaaactgtaaacacaaaaataaataaataataatagatgagaaataaatattgagaacatgagatgaagagtctttaaaGGTGAACCCATTAGCTGTGGGAACATTtgaatgatgggacaagtgaagttgagtgaagttatcccctttggttcaagagccaatgaggagtaataactgttcctgagcctggtggtgtgtgtcctgatgcTCCAGCACCATCTTCCTGAGAGGGCatgtggtgggggttcctgatgatggatgttgctatcctgcaacaacgctccatggagatgtgctcaatggtgggaaggcaaTGTGATtgactaggctgtatccattactttatgTAGAATTACTAAAATAAGACTTTTAAAAGTTAGAAATTAAGGTGGTGTTAAAATGTTCATTTCAAACTTAAAATATCATTAAAGGACCTGAGTTCTAGAAAGAGGTTGGGCAAGCTCGGACATTATTCCTTGCAATGTTAGAGACTGAGGGTTGACTttataaaggtgtataaaatcatgaggggtatagttacATAGAAGAAAAACATAgataacctacagcacagtacaggccattcggcccacaaagctgtgctgaacatgtccttaccttagaaagtacctaaggttacccatagccctttatttttctgagctccatgtacctgtccaggagtctcttaaagaccctgtCGTAAACACTTCCACCgccgctgccagcagcccattccacacactcaccactctctgcgtaaaaaaacttaccactgatttCTCCTCTATATCTGCTTCCAggaaccttaaaactgtgccctatcgtgctagccatttcagacctgggaaaaagcatctgaagTTATGTGGATGCACACTGTTTTTCTCAGGGAAAGGGAATTAAGAATtagggggcataggtttaagaggggaaaggtttaaatAGAACCTGAAGGGCAACTTCTTTATTCCAAGGTGGTGTGAGTATGGAATAAGCTACCAAAACATGTagttgaagcaggtacaataacaacatttagaaGTGTTGTGTATAAGTACCTATGTAGATTGGAATGGTTCAGAGAGATGTGGacaaaacacaggcaaatgggactatctCCAGTGGGTACCTTGGTTGGAATGGACAAGTTGGACCGAAGAGCCCAGTTcctgctgtattactctatgactaaATCAACATTAGTAAGGGTTCTGAGGTGTGGAGATATAGTGTAGAAGGTGCAGATTgtactgggagaatcagaatcaggtttaatatcactggtatatgtggtgagaaatgttgttctgctgtagcaatacagtgcaatccataataatgaaaaactataaatagcAATTATATAGATAGGTAGAGAGAGATAGATTATAATTAATTGGAACACATTTGGACTGGTACATTTTGATGGCTGCCCTAATTagccagtttcatggaaatagttaaaggtatttaaaaaaaaattactgtttAACAGACTAactaattatgtatttaaatgaaatatatgaACAAttcaaaacaaattagaacactaccagtactactacagtactataaaactgtattagtacCGAATAGCTATTGATGGAGGGATTCATCCAGTGTAATTTTGGTTGTGGTGCtatgttcttttgactgtaaatgaacaaattcaGCACAGATATCTAGTGCAGACACTAGACTGCCTTTGTACAATGTTTTGAacgattgcatcttccaaatcttaaaTTTATTTGTAACTTACAATATGATTgtcaatatcttcaaattcttcatatttcctaacttgttgaagtagtgaaattgttcatTTTCTCTGTCGGCTGTTTCTGGTATCTCTGAGCAAAACGCTTCAGAATTGCTTATTTATCTGAACTGCTTATTTAtctccaactatcagtgacaacagtcactgctttttgaacacaaacacacgcaactaACACTATTTTAAAAACTGATTGCTTTAAGCACGGTGTAGTATCTAATGCCTacacaagtgcatgcaactgACATTAGTTAAAAACTGTTTAGCAAcagcctcctgtcccaattaagtgggaGAGAAtatgtaaattaaataagtagtgcaaaaaaaggtaGTGAAATCTGTTGAGAGGTGGCAGGGAATGTTAGAAAGGAAACAGGGTGAAATGTAGGAGGTGTCACTTAGCTTTTTTGTTCAAAAACTCACAGACATAAAAGGGAAAGTTTTGCAGATCCAAGTCTTAGAACTTGATAGATTAATTAAAGAGTGGTACAAGAGAACAAGAAAAAATGCATAAGGTTGGAAAATAATAATTATTCTGGTGTGTAAAAAGCTAAAAAGGACTGCATGTATATCTGAGAAATTAATCAAGAGATATGGAGAAGAATAGAACTAATTGGACCACTCTTTCAAGGGGCTAGCACAGTTTTAATCAACTGAATAGCTTTCACCTGTACTTTCCCATTTCAAAATATGATTGCTGCTGAAAATCTGAATTAAAAACAAGCTGaagaaggatctagtgcttttctGGCATGTATGACGAATAAACTCCTCTCGGGCTTTTAGCTTGTTATCAACAGACAAGCTGTTGACAGTTTgtagcagcatttgtggaaggaaaCTTGGATTATGTTTCAGTTCGTAACCTTTTGCAACAACTGGTTGTGAATAATTTTCCTGGCTGTGCTGTTTTCTGGACAGTAAGTAGAATGTTAGCTTTCTGAGTCTGAAACTGACATTTAGAAGCTCGTTCCAGTCATAGGTATGAAGTGGGAGGATCACAATTAAATAACGGACCCAGTTTTGGTGTAAATGTTGGAATTCCTCTTGTAAGGCTCAGATCGTTTTCATGTCAAGGACATTTTTGACTGAGTGAGGCATCAAAGGATCCCAGTTAAGCAAGTTAATTATAATCTGGATAACTATCCACGGGTGGTTGTACTATTTAGCAAGGAATACTGCTGAAACAGGTTAATGATAACCAGGGGATAGCTCTTTGGTGGTGGTTTTCATACTAGCAGAAAGAAAAATGGTTGTGGTTACTGGAAGCCTagcagaaccaggtttatcattAGTAACTTatttgatgtgaaatttgttgttttgtgacagcagacataaaaattatgataaattacaaaataagtagTGGAAATAAAAAGTAGTATTCCTGGGGAGACCACGGAGGGAATTCCTGCATAATCATCTTTAGCTGCCTCACCACTGATTTCTCCACCGTAAGGTCAGAAACGTGTGATGGCATTTTCAGAGTTTGCTCGGTTCAAGTAacaatctatcaaatattgaaacagTTTATGAGCAAGTGCACCAATGGACCACATCCAGACTTAAACTACTCGAGCTATGGCCACTTGCAACAAGATTGAATCCGTGCACCTTCACTATCATTAGTAGTGCTGAACCTCCCACTGTAAACCTGACTGGGAAGTGTGAGTTGGGATCAGTAATCAGAAACCCAACTGGTTCAGCCACATGGATACCTTGGTTTTAGAGCATATCAGAGGCAGAGTATTCTGTAGTGAGTGGTTCACCTCCTGATTTTCCAGATCCCCTCTGGCTCACAAAACAGCAGTACTCATCCCTTGCTGGGATGTGTGCAGTTTCATTAACACCATGAGAGTATCTTAACAAGGTAGACACAGTAATGCAGCGACTCGGTGTAGTGTTTCACCATGCTCAGGGATATGGGCAAAAATTGCTAACCATTCCAATGTTGTCCATATCTCAAGGATGAATTAAAATAAATCAcatactccagcattttgagaaacATGGGAGGGGGGAAGTTAACAAGGGACCTATTGtataaattatttttctttttgcagcagAACGTTATCTACTACTTGTGTATTCTACTGATTGACCCAGAGAACCCTAGAGGTGTGTCTGAAGTGGTGCCAGTGTTCCAGGTAAATTACAGGAAAGTCAAATGGTTGTGTGTAATTGATATTCACTTGCCCTCCTCTGAGGAGAAGTCATAAGTGTCACTTGCACAGCTATAGTACTGGGAATAGACTCAGGAGTAAGTTGGTCACACACCTCTGCCCTGATGATTTCTCCATCCTGGTGCACAAGCAGCACACTCAACTTAGCCGTGTCTGTTGTACTGCCCAAGTATTCAGCCGTAGACCTTCCAGATGCAACAGTCTATTCAATAATGAAAGGAAAAAGACATGTACAACATCCTTCTCTGTGCCATTGTATGTCTGACTTGCTAGTTCTCTGGGTCTCTTGTCTGTTCCACCTTGTTGGTGATTTTTTATTATTCCTACAGAAATAATTATTACTACAGAAAGCCATGGAGACCAAGTCCCTGAATATGTTTAAGAAAGAGATGGCTTTCTAGATTCAAGAAGCTTCAATgtgtatggggagaaagtagGGATATGGTATTGAGACAAAGGATGAATGATAGAGCAGGTGTGAACAGTTGAATGGCCAACCAAAAAAAAAAAGCCATGATTCTTTAATGGATTCATCTTTTTTGTTTCAAGAGTGCAAAACCACGCCTAGATTGTCTGTCCCAAGTATACAGAAGCTGTCAACAAATCTTACAAAAGGCACAGGTTGATCAGTGAACTTGTCGCAGTTGAAGGACAATCTCTTTCAAGGTAATgttctttttaatatttttttggtTAGTGTTTTGTACAGAGTTGTGTGCAAACAATAAGGTAGACTAACTGGTGTATCTTGATCAAGTTCCTTACACTTACCTGTGTAGCCTTCGCTAATCTGCATGAAGTAACAATATGTGACCAGTTCAAGTAGCGCAGTCTGAGTTCACTAAAACATGGCACTGGCTGAACTCATAGGGCTTCATTTTAGAAGAAGAGAAGGCTAGAGGAGATAATGAATTTGACATAAAGGAAATGTCTTCTTGGCTGACTGCGGCTTGTTCTTACAAGCACGTTCCTTTCAGTACTATTGTCATCTCCCTTGGCCCAATCCCCCTCTTACCTTGACCTCTAACCTGGAGATTAGATGGGAGAAAAAAAATAGAACCTGATTTGAGCCCAAGGAAATAATGACCTGAACCCAATGGGCATGGGTGAATCCCCTCTAGCACAGGTCAGTTAGTTGGACTCTCTTCTGACCTGTTTTTCTTCCCAAGCATTGTTTCAGCCAAACACATGTCTACTCTCTCATCCCTTCCTGTGCAAGTTTTAAAAGACCATTTCTCACCAGATCCTCCACCTGTTGAACGTCCCTAACAATGTCCTGTACAGCCATTAGTTCTTGTCATATTTTCATGACTTCTCTGCTACTTCCCAAGTGTTGACCTCCTTGCTGGCCTCAAAGCTGCACTTTATAACACTAAACTCTTTCACCTTTACTCTTGCCTGCCACATCCCTGTATCTCCCCCATATTACTTGTGCTGCTCCTTGGAAAGGTCATGAACTTGTCTTCCACCTGTATGTTCACTAACCCTTTCTCTCTTTCACTAAAGCTATTGCTACTCTCTGCTGCTGAACTTCTAATTGCTGATTTAACCACTTCATTGAATCATCTTGGAAGCATCCACTCTACACCAATCACATGTGCATTTCATGAGTCTGAAGTGGCTTGCAGTGTCTCTACTGGGTTAACTCACTAAACAGGGATAAAGTACAAGAACTGCTCTCCTTTTTGCCATGCTTCACCTAAGtgtttcactttgaactttgtattttgTGAGCGCTTACACAGCTTATTCTTTTTATTTATATGATCAAGGATTCTAAAAACCCAAGTTGATTGTTATAGATAGTTAATATTAAGTAACCAGTTCCAGTGGATCACCTAATTTTGCAACTGCCAAAACCAAGCAGCTGTTTAGCACTGACTAGCACTGTGAAAATACGAGTTAAGTCAGATCGTTAATTGCAAAACCTAATGATGTTATTGAAGCTGCTAAATTCGTCCATTTGCCAGAATCCAGAGTGTTATTGTGTAGAAGAGCACTTTGTGGAACTGGGCACAATGTATATCAATAGATACTAGTATTTCAATTGAGTGTAATGCCCAATAAAGTCAGTTAGTTGGCCATCCTTAGGGTCCAGTTTTGCTCACTGAACTCTGTCCCAGCCAGAGGACCATTAAAGAGGATATGGAAGAAAAATTGGTAATGGAGGATACAAATAAGTACAAGTGTGTGCTTGAGAAACTTCTCTGCCAGAGAATAATGTGGATTTTTTCTCTTTCAGGTAGAGATCCAGATCAGGGACGATACTTAAAAAAtacctttttaaaatatttgcatCAAAGGACACTTGCAACCATTTAGCTGCAAAGCTTTGAAAACTTGCCACAGCTTGCAAGAGGTGGGCCCAACAGCTACAAAGCACCAAGCCACTATCCATTGGCACTACTGATGACCAGTGTTGATGGGATATATCTTGAAGAATGTTTTCTTCCTTACTTTGAGAATACCGCAAAACATTGGATGTAGAATTGGTGAGAGTGTTACAGACCAAAGGATTTTTTTCCCCCAAGTTGTAGTAATAAAGAAAAGCTTTCATTCGTGATCTAAGGATGTGCCAGAACACTTTGCAGCCAAAGAAGTGCTTCTGGAATGTATCCACTGTTGAATTTTACAGTGGATCTCACACAGTGATCTCCCACAAGGAGATGTGTAATGTTGGTTCTTCTGGTCCTTGTTGAAATACTAGCACATGATCAACTTAAGTGATTAAATAAGGTTTTAATGTTTCATCTGAAAGGCTGTGCATTTGGCACTGTAGCACCCCTTCCATACTGAAGCAGAGGTCAGCAAACACTGTGTGCTCCGAAGTAAAGCTGCTAAAGAATTTCTTTATGGAAACTTGTGCCTAATATTCCATCTTCTGATATCTAATTGTTTGGTTTGTATCAAACTATTGTTTTAATCATTTGTTTGGTAATGGAGGAGCgtcattttaaaacattttttgggTGGCAGTGGTGCAGTAGGTATGCGAGCCTGCATCACCAACCATCCTACTTCAATTCTCACCTCTGATGCTGTCTTCCTACAGCTGCATTGGTTTCTCTCGAGTACTCGTGTTTCCTCACACATTGCaaaggtgggttaattggtctctATAAATTGCTCCTTATTCCTGGTGTGGCAGGAGGATCAGAGTTGATGGGAATTTGAGAGACAGTAGGTCACATGGAATATGATGAATGGAATCACTCTGAAAGACAACATAGACTGTGGGCTGTATGGTTTATATTGTAAAGAAATATGGAAAATGAATTTAAGGCTGATTCTGCATGTAATGGAATATTAGCTTGAGTGGGCCTTTGAGTGATGATTAAAGGCTAATTATGTTTAACAAGTTTGGCAGTGCTGCATGTTGTAATTAAAGAAATCACAGCAGTCAACTTGTACTGAGACCTTCAACAGAAACCGAGTACATCTTGCTGTTGATGATGTAGTGCCCACCAAACTAGCTTCCCTACTGGGCTTGAAGATACAACATTGGCAGTGACTACATAATTCTGTGTGCAAACAAGAAAGCAAAACCCCTTTTTATTCTCATCCAGTTCTCTGAAGCCAACATACTCCACAATTTCCAGACAGCAGTGAACTCAGCTTTACTCGTGAAGTGAAACTGAGAACCTGGCTCTCTTAAACAGCCTGTGTAAAACAGCCAGACTGGAGGTTAGAATAAACATTGAAAGTGTCTGTACTTTCTGATGGGAGTACTGAAATAGAGTTACAGTCGATGTCTAGATGAGTATGGAAGTGATAATATGTAAGTGCTGGGGTGAGCATGATATGGGAGAAGGTAATGAACAAGCAATGCTTCTGCACTGGATATCAGGAATTAGGGCAGCATTTTGGGCAGCTGATATCATTGGTGGCCATTCTAATGAGGGGTaatagcgtgtgtgtgtgtgtgtgtgtgtgtgtgtgtgtgtgtgtgtgtgtgtgtgtgtgtgtgtgtgtgtgtgtgtgtgtgtgtgtgtgtgtgtgtgtgtgtgtgtgtgtgtgtgtgtgtgtgtgtgtgtgtaaaaattGTCCTCAAAGGGAGCTCTCAACCTGACTCTCCCTCTTTCCCAGAGATGGTTACTCTATTCCAGTGTATGGTGCAGAATCTTTACATGGAATTGATTTTGGCTGTAAAACTGATGGTATAAGACAgtaatacataatttaaaaaaagacctACCTGGTTTAGCATCTATGATCCTAGTAGTTGTATGCTACAATAATGTCTAATTGCAGTAATTATCCTCTTAACAGCCATGAGATATGATGAAAACCCCAGTGGCAAGTCTTTGGGAACTATTTGCTTAACATAAGCATGTAATACTTATCCTGtgtcacatagaaacatagaaaacctacagcacaatacaaggttgtgccaaacatgtactcactttagaaattacctagggttacccatagccctctatttttctaagctccatgtacctatccaggagtctcttaaaagatcctatggtATCTGCTCCACcatcgtcgctggcagcccattccacgcactcaccactctgcgtttaaaaaaaaaacttatccctgaaatctcctctgtacctacttccgagcATCTTAAAACTAAGCCCTTTCACGTTAGTCATTTCaatctgggaaaaagcctttgactatccacacaatcaatgccatcatcttatacacctctatcaggtcacctctcatcctccgtcactccaaggagaaaaggccgagttcactcaacctattctcataaggcatgctccccaatccaggcaacatccttgtaaatctcctctgcacccattctataGTTTCCAGaatcttcctatagtgaggggaccagaactgagcacagtactccaggtggggtctgaccagggtcctatatatctgcaacattacctcttggctgctaaactcaatcccatggttgatgaaggcaaatgcactgtatgccttcttaaccacacagtcaaccttcgcagtagctttgagtgtcctatggactcaggccccaagatccctctgatcctccacactgccaagagtcttaccattaatactatattctgccatcatatttggcctaccaaaatgaaccacctcacacttatctgggttgaactccatctgccgcttctcagcccagttttgcatcctatcaatgtcccgctgtaacctctgacagccctccacattatccacaacacctccaaactttgtggcatcagcaaatttactaacccatccccctaCTTCCTCAGCCAGGTCATTTACAACAATCATGAAGAgaaagagtcccagaacagatccctgaggcacaccactggtcgccgacgtccatgcagaatatgacctgtctataacactctttgcctt is a window of Hemitrygon akajei chromosome 3, sHemAka1.3, whole genome shotgun sequence DNA encoding:
- the pigh gene encoding phosphatidylinositol N-acetylglucosaminyltransferase subunit H isoform X1; its protein translation is MAAPFKNINGRDIVFSQEHHSPLCREFTVISPKLSLRSVLGYTAFIWLIAYSLFYCTQNTSVLSAAIIITLLGMILHLHFCKVDQESMLIIGSIGVQMNTLYASGREHVNFIEMKKVKDIVINEGFYMQNVIYYLCILLIDPENPRGVSEVVPVFQSAKPRLDCLSQVYRSCQQILQKAQVDQ
- the pigh gene encoding phosphatidylinositol N-acetylglucosaminyltransferase subunit H isoform X3; translated protein: MAAPFKNINGRDIVFSQEHHSPLCREFTVISPKLSLRSVLGYTAFIWLIAYSLFYCTQNTSVLSAAIIITLLGMILHLHFCKVDQESMLIIGSIGVQMNTLYASGREHVNFIEMKKVKDIVINEGFYMSAKPRLDCLSQVYRSCQQILQKAQVDQ
- the pigh gene encoding phosphatidylinositol N-acetylglucosaminyltransferase subunit H isoform X2, giving the protein MAAPFKNINGRDIVFSQEHHSPLCREFTVISPKLSLRSVLGYTAFIWLIAYSLFYCTQNTSVLSAAIIITLLGMILHLHFCKVDQESMLIIGSIGVQMNTLYASGREHVNFIEMKKVKDIVINEGFYMNVIYYLCILLIDPENPRGVSEVVPVFQSAKPRLDCLSQVYRSCQQILQKAQVDQ